A DNA window from Phyllostomus discolor isolate MPI-MPIP mPhyDis1 chromosome X, mPhyDis1.pri.v3, whole genome shotgun sequence contains the following coding sequences:
- the G6PD gene encoding glucose-6-phosphate 1-dehydrogenase isoform X2, with translation MAEQVALSRTQVCGILREELYQGDAFHQSETHIFIIMGASGDLAKKKIYPTIWWLFRDGLLPENTFIVGYARSRLTVADIRKQSEPYFKATPEEKPKLEEFFSRNSYVAGQYDHVASYEHLNNHMNTLCQGSPANRLFYLALPPTVYEAVTKNIRETCMSQTGWNRVIVEKPFGRDLQSSDRLSNHISSLFCEDQIYRIDHYLGKEMVQNLMVLRFANRIFSPIWNRDNVACVILTFKEPFGTEGRGGYFDEFGIIRDVMQNHLLQMLCLVAMEKPASTDSDDVRDEKVKVLKCISEAQLENVVLGQYVGNPNGEGEATKGYLDDPTVPRGSTTATFAAVVLYVENERWDGVPFILRCGKALNERKAEVRLQFRDVAGDIFQQQCKRNELVIRVQPNEAVYTKMMTKKPGMFFNPEESELDLTYGNRYKNVKLPDAYERLILDVFCGSQMHFVRSDELREAWRIFTPLLHRIEREKPQPIPYIYGSRGPAEADELMKRVGFQYEGTYKWVNPHKL, from the exons GGCGACCTGGCCAAGAAGAAGATCTACCCCACCATCTG GTGGCTGTTCCGGGACGGCCTTCTACCCGAAAACACCTTCATTGTGGGTTATGCCCGCTCCCGCCTGACAGTGGCCGACATCCGCAAGCAGAGCGAGCCCTACTTCAAA GCCACCCCAGAGGAGAAGCCCAAGCTGGAGGAATTCTTCTCCCGCAACTCCTACGTGGCTGGCCAGTATGATCACGTAGCATCCTATGAGCACCTTAACAACCACATGAACACCCTCTGCCAGGGGTCACCTGCCAACCGCCTCTTCTACCTGGCCTTGCCCCCCACTGTCTATGAGGCCGTCACCAAGAACATCCGAGAGACCTGCATGAGCCAAAC AGGCTGGAACCGGGTCATTGTGGAGAAGCCCTTCGGGAGGGACCTGCAGAGCTCCGACCGGCTGTCCAACCACATCTCCTCCCTTTTCTGCGAGGACCAGATCTACCGCATCGACCACTACCTGGGCAAGGAGATGGTCCAGAACCTCATGGTGCTGAG atTTGCCAACAGGATCTTCAGTCCCATCTGGAACCGGGACAACGTCGCCTGTGTCATCCTCACCTTCAAGGAGCCCTTTGGTACTGAGGGTCGCGGGGGCTACTTCGATGAATTTGGGATCATCCG GGATGTGATGCAGAACCACCTGCTGCAGATGCTGTGTCTGGTGGCCATGGAGAAGCCTGCCTCCACTGACTCAGATGATGTCCGCGACGAGAAG GTCAAGGTGTTGAAATGTATCTCAGAGGCACAGCTGGAAAATGTGGTCTTGGGCCAGTATGTGGGGAATCCCAACGGAGAGGGTGAGGCCACCAAAGGCTACCTGGATGACCCCACAGTGCCTCGGGGGTCCACCACTGCCACCTTTGCGGCTGTTGTCCTCTATGTGGAGAACGAGAGGTGGGATG GGGTGCCCTTCATCCTGCGCTGTGGCAAAGCCCTGAATGAGCGCAAGGCTGAGGTGCGTTTGCAGTTCCGCGACGTGGCTGGAGACATCTTCCAACAGCAATGCAAGCGCAACGAGCTGGTGATCCGCGTGCAGCCCAACGAGGCCGTGTACACCAAGATGATGACCAAGAAGCCCGGCATGTTCTTCAACCCCGAGGAGTCAGAGCTGGACCTGACCTATGGCAACAGATACAAG AATGTGAAGCTCCCTGATGCATATGAGCGCCTCATCCTGGATGTCTTCTGTGGGAGCCAGATGCACTTTGTGCGCAG TGACGAGCTCCGGGAGGCCTGGCGGATCTTCACCCCACTGCTGCACAGGATCGAGCGTGAGAAGCCCCAGCCCATCCCCTACATTTATGGCag CCGAGGCCCAGCGGAAGCAGATGAGCTGATGAAGAGAGTGGGTTTCCAGTACGAGGGTACCTACAAATGGGTGAACCCTCACAAGCTCTAA
- the FAM3A gene encoding protein FAM3A, translating into MRLAGPLRIVVLVVTVGLTWIVVSILLGGPGNGFPRIQQLFTSPENSVTAEPRARKYKCGLPQPCPEEHLAFRMVSGAANVIGPKICLEDKMLMSSVKDNVGRGLNIALVNGVSGELIEARAFDMWAGDVNELLKFIRPLHEGTLVFVASYDDPATKMNEETRKLFSDLGSKNVRDLAFRDSWVFVGAKGVQNKSPFEQHVKNSRHTNKYEGWPEALEMEGCIPRRTTAS; encoded by the exons ATGAGGTTGGCAG GCCCCCTCCGAATCGTTGTCCTGGTTGTGACTGTGGGCCTCACCTGGATCGTGGTCAGCATCCTCCTGGGTGGGCCTGGCAATGGCTTTCCTCGCATCCAGCAGCTCTTCACCA GCCCAGAGAACTCAGTGACTGCAG AGCCGCGGGCCAGGAAGTATAAGTGCGGCCTGCCCCAGCCATGCCCTGAAGAGCACCTGGCCTTCCGCATGGTCAGCGGGGCTGCCAATGTCATCGGACCCAAGATCTGCCTCGAGGACAAGAT GCTCATGAGCAGTGTCAAGGACAATGTGGGCCGTGGACTGAACATTGCCCTGGTGAATG GGGTCAGCGGTGAGCTCATCGAGGCCCGGGCCTTCGACATGTGGGCAGGAG ATGTCAACGAGCTACTGAAGTTTATTCGGCCGCTGCATGAAGGCACTCTGGTGTTCGTGGCATCCTATGATGACCCAGCCACCAA GATGAATGAAGAGACCAGGAAGCTTTTCAGCGATCTGGGCAGCAAGAACGTCAGGGACCTGGCCTTTCGGGACAGCTGGGTGTTTGTGGGGGCCAAGGGTGTGCAGAACAAGAGCCCCTTTGAACAG CACGTGAAGAACAGTAGGCACACCAATAAGTACGAAGGCTGGCCTGAGGCACTGGAGATGGAAGGCTGCATTCCTAGAAGAACCACAGCCAGCTAG